A genomic region of Sulfobacillus acidophilus DSM 10332 contains the following coding sequences:
- a CDS encoding PpiC-type peptidyl-prolyl cis-trans isomerase (PFAM: PPIC-type PPIASE domain~InterPro IPR000297~KEGG: rxy:Rxyl_0911 PpiC-type peptidyl-prolyl cis-trans isomerase~PFAM: Peptidyl-prolyl cis-trans isomerase, PpiC-type~SPTR: Putative peptidyl-prolyl cis-trans isomerase, PpiC-type) — translation MPVLKPPTAKGAVFLGLLILLAGCGSHQTPVATVDRQPLNLGTVDDWRKASWVVTGLPQSPRQAVSRPQVELLAAQQVVVNWALTHHVLSLASAQNQARQELTHQVIPHWGTLTFWRRAATVQIGEAAVIDWLSRQILLERAFQQVTARVKLPPASAMLAYYQANPSFFVTPPAVLARVIVVPSQAEAAAVVRQWQKGASFAALAARYSTDRTTRFDGGSLGWIRLGAQPLPPGYRSALSQLSPDHWSIVHNRSGYSIIDVQASRNGGEIPYRAVAPAIQAELWQNARQQAFQQWVQGLLARHPIHVTVQA, via the coding sequence ATGCCAGTGCTCAAACCACCCACGGCTAAGGGGGCAGTTTTTCTAGGGCTCCTGATTCTATTGGCGGGCTGTGGATCCCATCAAACCCCGGTCGCGACGGTTGACCGTCAGCCCCTCAATTTGGGGACGGTAGATGATTGGCGAAAGGCCAGTTGGGTGGTGACCGGGTTGCCCCAGTCCCCGCGCCAGGCGGTGTCCCGCCCCCAGGTCGAGTTGCTGGCCGCCCAACAGGTGGTGGTGAATTGGGCGCTCACCCATCATGTCTTGAGCCTGGCTTCGGCACAAAACCAAGCTCGGCAAGAACTGACGCATCAGGTGATTCCTCATTGGGGGACGTTGACCTTTTGGCGGCGGGCGGCCACGGTCCAAATCGGGGAAGCCGCCGTCATCGATTGGTTAAGCCGACAAATCCTTTTGGAGCGGGCCTTTCAACAGGTGACGGCCCGGGTCAAGCTGCCTCCCGCGTCGGCCATGCTCGCCTACTATCAAGCCAATCCGAGCTTTTTTGTCACCCCGCCGGCCGTTTTGGCGCGGGTCATCGTCGTGCCGAGCCAAGCGGAGGCCGCGGCGGTGGTGCGGCAATGGCAAAAAGGCGCGTCGTTTGCGGCACTAGCCGCCCGCTATTCGACCGACCGGACGACCCGGTTCGACGGGGGCAGTTTGGGTTGGATTCGGTTGGGGGCCCAACCGTTACCGCCCGGCTACCGGTCGGCATTATCCCAACTTTCCCCCGATCATTGGAGTATAGTCCACAATCGATCCGGCTACTCTATCATCGACGTTCAAGCAAGTCGTAACGGAGGCGAGATTCCCTATCGTGCGGTCGCGCCAGCGATTCAGGCCGAGTTATGGCAAAACGCCCGGCAACAGGCGTTTCAACAGTGGGTACAGGGACTATTGGCTCGTCATCCTATTCACGTGACGGTCCAGGCATGA
- a CDS encoding transcriptional regulator, AbrB family (PFAM: SpoVT / AbrB like domain~TIGRFAM: looped-hinge helix DNA binding domain, AbrB family; stage V sporulation protein T~InterPro IPR007159:IPR014213:IPR006339~KEGG: dae:Dtox_0216 transcriptional regulator, AbrB family~PFAM: Transcription regulator AbrB/SpoV, predicted~SPTR: Stage V sprulation protein T;~TIGRFAM: Sporulation stage V, protein T; Transcription regulator AbrB), with protein sequence MKATGIVRRIDDLGRVVIPKEIRRTLRIREGDPLEIFVDRDGEVILKKYSPIGELGDFAKEYADSLYEAVGHIALIADRDAVIAVSGAPKKEFLNKPLGALVEKAMEDRKTLFFNRGEHRPKGSIIGDEDEDKFVAEVIAPIIAEGDPIGAVIICSREPDVKMGEMEVKLAETAAGFLAKQMEQ encoded by the coding sequence TTGAAGGCGACGGGCATCGTCCGGCGGATTGACGACCTCGGTCGGGTGGTCATTCCCAAGGAAATTCGGCGAACCCTTCGAATTCGGGAGGGAGACCCGCTGGAAATCTTCGTGGATCGGGACGGCGAGGTGATTCTTAAAAAATATTCCCCGATTGGAGAGCTGGGGGATTTCGCCAAAGAATACGCGGATTCTCTTTATGAAGCCGTAGGGCACATTGCGCTGATTGCGGACCGTGATGCGGTAATCGCGGTCTCCGGGGCGCCGAAAAAAGAGTTTCTCAACAAACCTTTGGGAGCATTGGTCGAAAAGGCCATGGAAGATCGCAAAACGCTGTTTTTTAACCGGGGTGAACATCGTCCGAAGGGCAGCATTATTGGGGATGAGGACGAGGACAAGTTTGTGGCGGAAGTCATCGCGCCCATCATTGCCGAAGGCGATCCGATTGGGGCCGTGATCATCTGCAGTCGCGAACCAGACGTCAAGATGGGGGAAATGGAAGTGAAACTGGCGGAAACGGCTGCGGGCTTCCTGGCCAAACAAATGGAGCAATAG
- a CDS encoding glutamate-1-semialdehyde 2,1-aminomutase (PFAM: Aminotransferase class-III~TIGRFAM: glutamate-1-semialdehyde-2,1-aminomutase~COGs: COG0001 Glutamate-1-semialdehyde aminotransferase~HAMAP: Glutamate-1-semialdehyde 2,1-aminomutase~InterPro IPR005814:IPR004639~KEGG: esi:Exig_0658 glutamate-1-semialdehyde aminotransferase~PFAM: Aminotransferase class-III~PRIAM: Glutamate-1-semialdehyde 2,1-aminomutase~SPTR: Glutamate-1-semialdehyde 2,1-aminomutase 1;~TIGRFAM: Tetrapyrrole biosynthesis, glutamate-1-semialdehyde aminotransferase) → MTSNTSAEWFARALHVTSGGVNSPARSFRAVGGDPPVVMARGEGPYLIDVAGQRYIDYLAAFGPLVLGHGHPRVVEAIRTQALQGTVIGTPTPSEIELAEELTASITGLDMVRLTSTGTEAVMSAIRLARAYTGRPLVVKFEGTYHGHSDAVLVKAGSGASTVGTADSLGIPTGVTGDVISLPYNDLDRLSEVMRRVGDQVACVLTEPIVGNMGIVPPEPGYLAGVKEITHAHGALLIFDEVITAFRFHYGTAAELLGVIPDLYVLGKIIGGGLPAGAYGGRRAIMEYVAPLGGMFQAGTFAGNPLSSAAGLATLRVLKEESPYARMDRLADRLATGILATADQFRIPVTLNRAGSGFTVFFGPRRVTDYETAQQADATRFARFHRLMLERGVYLAPSRFEAWFVSAQHTDAEIDRTLTAVHDAFSMLQAE, encoded by the coding sequence ATGACCAGCAATACGTCAGCGGAATGGTTTGCCCGAGCCCTACACGTCACCTCCGGCGGGGTCAATTCGCCCGCCCGATCTTTTCGGGCGGTCGGCGGTGATCCGCCGGTAGTCATGGCCCGCGGGGAAGGCCCTTATCTGATCGATGTCGCCGGCCAACGCTATATCGATTATTTAGCGGCGTTTGGTCCTTTGGTCCTCGGCCACGGGCATCCTCGCGTGGTGGAGGCCATTCGAACGCAAGCCCTTCAAGGCACGGTCATCGGGACTCCGACGCCAAGCGAAATCGAATTGGCGGAGGAGCTGACGGCCAGCATTACCGGCCTCGACATGGTCCGGTTGACGAGTACCGGGACCGAAGCGGTGATGTCCGCCATCCGGCTTGCGCGGGCCTATACCGGACGCCCTTTGGTGGTGAAATTTGAAGGGACGTACCATGGGCACAGCGATGCCGTGTTGGTCAAAGCGGGATCGGGAGCTTCGACGGTCGGAACGGCGGACAGTTTAGGCATTCCGACCGGCGTGACCGGGGACGTCATCAGTTTACCGTATAACGATTTGGATCGATTATCCGAGGTGATGCGGCGTGTAGGCGATCAGGTCGCCTGTGTGTTGACCGAACCCATTGTCGGCAACATGGGGATTGTCCCGCCGGAGCCGGGGTATTTGGCCGGAGTGAAGGAAATTACCCATGCCCACGGGGCTTTATTGATTTTTGACGAGGTGATTACGGCTTTTCGTTTTCATTACGGCACCGCGGCCGAACTCTTGGGCGTGATACCGGATCTTTATGTGCTGGGCAAAATCATCGGCGGGGGATTGCCGGCGGGTGCTTATGGGGGACGACGAGCGATTATGGAATATGTGGCCCCTTTAGGGGGGATGTTCCAAGCCGGCACGTTTGCCGGTAACCCCTTATCCTCGGCCGCCGGGTTAGCTACGTTGCGAGTGCTGAAAGAGGAGTCTCCGTATGCCAGGATGGATCGCCTGGCCGACAGGTTGGCGACCGGCATTTTGGCCACGGCCGATCAATTTCGGATTCCCGTCACCCTCAATCGGGCCGGTTCGGGATTCACAGTGTTCTTTGGTCCCCGGCGTGTCACGGATTACGAGACGGCGCAGCAGGCCGATGCGACCCGATTTGCCCGGTTTCACCGCTTGATGTTGGAACGCGGCGTGTATCTGGCACCGAGTCGGTTTGAAGCCTGGTTTGTATCCGCCCAACATACCGACGCGGAGATTGACCGCACGTTAACCGCAGTACACGATGCCTTTTCGATGCTTCAGGCCGAATAA
- a CDS encoding polysaccharide biosynthesis protein (PFAM: Polysaccharide biosynthesis protein~TIGRFAM: stage V sporulation protein B~COGs: COG2244 Membrane protein involved in the export of O-antigen and teichoic acid~InterPro IPR002797~KEGG: slp:Slip_0110 polysaccharide biosynthesis protein~PFAM: Polysaccharide biosynthesis protein~SPTR: Polysaccharide biosynthesis protein): MTGRSVWQGAFWLSVGSFVSRLIGAVYRIFLPRVLGDYGVGLFQMAYPLYSILLAVSVNGIPTALAKQMAEKLTRGEVADAERLASWAEVGLGFLGMGLAVWMELSSGWIAVHVFHEPKAVWAMRALAPALAFVALEASFRGYFQGYQNMVPTAVSQILEQLARVMVMFPLAYHWLPHGVDKAAAGATLGAPAGAFVGMLYLLTQRISQKKPHHLRGVPWRDLWRLAIIALPMSLSGLLFPLMLMADSMFVPLRLEKTGLNLYQATAQFGQLSGEAMPLINLTMVIGAALAVSLVPAVARALASQDRALASRRVAQAMHLVWLLGLPMAFGLALLAKPLTLMLYGETGAAAALAVLALGAPVLAMQQILGSSLQAAGYGWVPVKNLIFGGLVKFLATWWLTAIPGLGIRGAAWGTVLAAVTTAYLNWRDWEGRVMPGTRPWVTVGWPLVGSVVMMMGIRVWFHLIDTPSATVRSLTGVMVGIATYGGVVILSGEWQAIRRVLHER, encoded by the coding sequence ATGACCGGACGGTCCGTGTGGCAAGGAGCATTTTGGCTATCCGTCGGCTCATTTGTTTCGCGATTGATCGGGGCCGTGTACCGGATATTTTTACCGCGAGTGCTGGGGGATTACGGGGTCGGTTTGTTTCAGATGGCGTACCCGCTGTATTCGATTTTGCTGGCGGTTTCGGTCAACGGCATCCCGACCGCGTTGGCTAAGCAAATGGCCGAGAAACTCACGCGCGGAGAAGTGGCGGATGCGGAGCGTCTGGCGTCGTGGGCGGAGGTGGGGCTCGGCTTTTTAGGAATGGGCTTGGCGGTGTGGATGGAACTCTCGTCCGGATGGATTGCCGTTCATGTCTTTCATGAGCCGAAAGCCGTTTGGGCGATGCGCGCATTGGCCCCGGCGCTGGCTTTCGTCGCCTTAGAGGCCAGTTTTCGCGGCTATTTTCAAGGGTATCAAAATATGGTGCCTACCGCGGTATCGCAAATTCTTGAGCAATTGGCACGCGTGATGGTCATGTTTCCCTTGGCCTACCATTGGTTGCCGCACGGCGTAGACAAGGCGGCGGCCGGGGCGACGTTGGGGGCGCCGGCGGGGGCTTTTGTGGGGATGCTGTATCTCTTGACGCAGCGCATCTCCCAGAAGAAACCCCATCACCTGCGCGGCGTGCCTTGGCGAGACTTGTGGCGTCTTGCGATTATTGCGCTGCCGATGTCTTTGTCGGGCCTTTTGTTCCCGTTAATGTTAATGGCGGATTCCATGTTCGTGCCTTTGCGGCTGGAAAAAACCGGATTAAATTTATATCAGGCGACGGCTCAATTCGGCCAGTTAAGTGGGGAGGCCATGCCCCTGATTAACCTGACGATGGTGATCGGCGCCGCGTTGGCGGTATCGCTGGTGCCGGCGGTCGCCCGAGCGCTAGCCTCCCAGGATCGGGCTTTGGCGAGTCGGCGCGTGGCTCAAGCCATGCACCTGGTGTGGCTTTTAGGGTTGCCCATGGCATTCGGTTTGGCCTTGTTGGCCAAACCGCTGACGCTCATGCTCTACGGGGAAACCGGGGCTGCCGCGGCCTTGGCCGTCTTGGCGCTTGGGGCCCCGGTATTGGCCATGCAACAGATTCTCGGATCCTCCTTGCAAGCGGCCGGGTATGGATGGGTTCCGGTTAAAAACTTGATTTTTGGCGGTCTGGTCAAGTTTCTGGCCACGTGGTGGCTGACCGCGATCCCCGGGCTCGGTATTCGGGGGGCGGCTTGGGGCACCGTCTTGGCCGCTGTCACCACCGCTTATCTCAATTGGCGGGATTGGGAAGGGCGTGTCATGCCCGGGACACGGCCTTGGGTGACGGTGGGCTGGCCCCTGGTGGGATCGGTGGTCATGATGATGGGAATTCGGGTTTGGTTTCACCTGATTGACACCCCGTCGGCGACCGTCAGGAGTTTGACCGGGGTGATGGTGGGAATCGCGACCTATGGGGGGGTCGTGATTTTGTCCGGGGAGTGGCAGGCCATCCGGCGGGTATTACACGAACGCTAA
- a CDS encoding MazG nucleotide pyrophosphohydrolase (PFAM: MazG nucleotide pyrophosphohydrolase domain~COGs: COG3956 Protein containing tetrapyrrole methyltransferase domain and MazG-like (predicted pyrophosphatase) domain~InterPro IPR004518~KEGG: sth:STH3231 hypothetical protein~PFAM: NTP pyrophosphohydrolase MazG, putative catalytic core~SPTR: Putative uncharacterized protein), with amino-acid sequence MGRWMWQEDERAADGFLIPGPFTGQQIRERWGSLFPDDAQALWHRTDGHITPIRWGTVGGMTFAAGEALELPGIPVAAGPLLYVMSRLLGPGGCPWDRQQTSMTLLRYLLDESYEAAEALVAQDWDGFEDELGDVLLQIVFHAALLPKTDFASIVQRQTQKLIRRHPHVFQADEAHTGEEVRQRWEALKAGEPPRPLKARWVYPALVAAKRAAKAGDHPKSAVFQAILESLEVYLTQSPGKIEEILGDAAWAVSEAARRHHQDAEWALWQRVVALASI; translated from the coding sequence ATGGGCCGTTGGATGTGGCAAGAAGACGAGCGCGCAGCGGATGGCTTTCTAATCCCCGGCCCCTTCACCGGTCAACAGATTCGGGAGCGTTGGGGCTCTTTGTTTCCGGACGATGCCCAAGCCCTATGGCATCGGACGGATGGACACATCACGCCGATCCGTTGGGGGACCGTGGGCGGAATGACGTTCGCGGCCGGAGAGGCGTTGGAACTCCCCGGCATCCCCGTGGCGGCCGGCCCTCTCTTGTATGTGATGAGCCGGCTTTTAGGGCCCGGCGGGTGCCCCTGGGATCGCCAGCAAACCTCCATGACCCTTTTGCGATATTTGTTGGACGAGAGCTATGAAGCGGCGGAAGCGCTCGTGGCCCAAGATTGGGACGGATTTGAAGACGAATTGGGCGACGTGCTGTTGCAAATCGTGTTTCATGCGGCTCTTTTGCCGAAGACCGACTTTGCGTCGATAGTCCAGCGGCAAACCCAGAAGTTGATTCGCCGCCATCCCCACGTGTTTCAGGCCGATGAGGCCCATACCGGCGAGGAAGTCCGGCAGCGCTGGGAAGCGCTGAAGGCCGGTGAACCGCCGCGTCCGTTGAAAGCCCGTTGGGTTTATCCGGCCTTGGTGGCCGCCAAAAGGGCCGCTAAAGCGGGGGATCACCCGAAATCGGCAGTATTTCAAGCGATTTTAGAATCCCTTGAGGTATACTTGACGCAGTCTCCGGGGAAAATAGAGGAAATCCTGGGAGATGCCGCCTGGGCGGTGAGTGAGGCCGCACGCCGTCACCATCAGGATGCGGAATGGGCTCTCTGGCAACGGGTGGTGGCATTAGCGTCGATTTAA
- a CDS encoding histone family protein DNA-binding protein (PFAM: Bacterial DNA-binding protein~COGs: COG0776 Bacterial nucleoid DNA-binding protein~InterPro IPR000119~KEGG: tjr:TherJR_0183 histone family protein DNA-binding protein~PFAM: Histone-like bacterial DNA-binding protein~SMART: Histone-like bacterial DNA-binding protein~SPTR: Histone family protein DNA-binding protein) gives MGSLATGGGISVDLNAEICAVKKGFFRVLANMWIRILFARLRRDGFLNKAELISEVAERAGMTKKDAERAVNAVVESIEAALTKGDRVSLVGFGTFEVRERAARVGRNPRTGATLEISSSRVPAFKAGKALKESVAK, from the coding sequence ATGGGCTCTCTGGCAACGGGTGGTGGCATTAGCGTCGATTTAAACGCCGAGATATGCGCGGTAAAAAAAGGATTTTTTCGGGTCTTGGCGAATATGTGGATTCGAATATTGTTTGCCAGGTTAAGGAGGGACGGTTTTTTGAATAAGGCGGAATTAATTAGTGAAGTGGCCGAGCGGGCGGGGATGACCAAAAAGGATGCCGAGCGGGCAGTGAATGCCGTGGTGGAAAGCATTGAAGCGGCATTGACCAAAGGTGACCGGGTATCGTTAGTCGGATTCGGGACCTTTGAAGTGCGCGAACGCGCCGCTCGCGTGGGCCGTAACCCGCGTACCGGGGCGACCTTGGAAATTTCCTCGAGTCGGGTGCCGGCGTTTAAGGCGGGCAAGGCCTTAAAGGAATCGGTCGCGAAATAG
- a CDS encoding RNA-binding S4 domain protein (PFAM: S4 domain~COGs: COG1188 Ribosome-associated heat shock protein implicated in the recycling of the 50S subunit (S4 paralog)~InterPro IPR002942~KEGG: cce:Ccel_3084 RNA-binding S4 domain protein~PFAM: RNA-binding S4~SMART: RNA-binding S4~SPTR: RNA-binding S4 domain protein), producing the protein MRIDKYLKVSRLVKRRVMAHDLCEAGKVSVNQKVVKPGYEVHVGDRIRLELPMGVREVEVVMIKEHVSADQAATLYREV; encoded by the coding sequence ATGCGAATTGATAAATATCTTAAAGTGAGCCGATTGGTGAAACGCCGGGTTATGGCTCACGATTTATGCGAAGCCGGCAAGGTGTCGGTCAATCAGAAGGTGGTCAAGCCCGGCTATGAAGTCCATGTCGGTGATCGCATTCGACTGGAACTTCCGATGGGCGTACGCGAAGTGGAAGTGGTCATGATTAAGGAGCATGTGTCGGCGGATCAGGCCGCGACCCTTTACCGAGAGGTCTAA
- a CDS encoding sporulation protein YabP (PFAM: YabP family~TIGRFAM: sporulation protein YabP~InterPro IPR012504~KEGG: pth:PTH_0124 hypothetical protein~PFAM: Sporulation protein YabP~SPTR: Putative uncharacterized protein;~TIGRFAM: Sporulation protein YabP): protein MEEKREHAVSLVNRQTLTLQGVEHVDNFDDDTIVLNTTLGSLTIRGHNLRIQTLDLETGLFVAVGEFESIVYGKKRPPSGDSSNAWKKIWR from the coding sequence ATGGAGGAAAAACGGGAACACGCGGTTTCCCTGGTCAATCGCCAAACTTTGACGTTGCAAGGGGTTGAGCACGTCGATAACTTTGACGACGATACCATTGTGCTCAATACCACATTGGGCAGTCTGACGATTCGGGGTCATAACCTACGGATTCAAACCCTGGACTTAGAGACCGGACTTTTTGTGGCGGTCGGGGAATTTGAGTCCATTGTCTATGGCAAGAAGCGCCCGCCATCGGGAGATTCATCTAACGCGTGGAAAAAAATCTGGCGTTAG
- a CDS encoding hypothetical protein (PFAM: Spore cortex protein YabQ (Spore_YabQ)): MHATALFFLGVWILTGIGLGLFATIMAVWRQEFCPVPGIKIVTDLGFFLVAAAAYLVIGFWLDWGKFSVWGVAGILAGFGLWTAWAAPVVSRGLITVARVTKRTGLILALPGIRLVRWGRRHWPRKKPPSNP; encoded by the coding sequence ATGCACGCGACGGCGCTCTTTTTTTTAGGCGTCTGGATTCTGACCGGCATCGGGCTAGGTCTTTTCGCCACCATCATGGCCGTGTGGCGTCAAGAGTTTTGTCCGGTGCCGGGGATCAAAATCGTGACCGATTTGGGCTTTTTTCTGGTCGCGGCCGCAGCCTATCTCGTGATTGGATTTTGGCTAGATTGGGGAAAATTTTCCGTCTGGGGCGTGGCGGGCATTTTGGCCGGTTTCGGCTTATGGACGGCCTGGGCGGCTCCCGTCGTATCCCGCGGGCTTATCACGGTAGCCCGGGTGACGAAACGTACCGGCCTCATACTGGCTCTGCCGGGCATTCGTTTAGTCCGGTGGGGCCGTCGGCATTGGCCGCGAAAAAAACCCCCGTCCAATCCGTGA
- a CDS encoding Sigma-70 region 4 type 2 (PFAM: Sigma-70, region 4~InterPro IPR013249~KEGG: dau:Daud_0081 regulatory protein, LuxR~PFAM: RNA polymerase sigma factor 70, region 4 type 2~SPTR: Regulatory protein, LuxR) — MQIEIRGLERLSLRERQVVALKETGWSNDKVAAKLGMAPATVATLYNRAKSKGYQVVLVISGDPLGVFGDEAEDGDDA; from the coding sequence ATGCAAATTGAAATTCGGGGACTCGAACGGCTGTCTTTACGGGAACGCCAAGTGGTCGCGCTGAAAGAAACCGGGTGGTCAAACGATAAAGTGGCCGCCAAACTGGGAATGGCGCCGGCAACCGTGGCGACCCTCTATAATCGGGCCAAAAGCAAGGGCTATCAGGTCGTTCTAGTCATTTCCGGGGACCCGTTAGGGGTGTTTGGCGATGAGGCGGAGGATGGTGACGACGCATGA
- a CDS encoding RNA binding S1 domain protein (PFAM: S1 RNA binding domain~COGs: COG1098 RNA binding protein (contains ribosomal protein S1 domain)~InterPro IPR003029~KEGG: mta:Moth_0092 RNA binding S1~PFAM: Ribosomal protein S1, RNA binding domain~SPTR: RNA binding S1 domain protein) — MASELEVGQIVEGTISGITHFGAFVVLPNGRTGLVHISEVADAYVKDIKEYYKENDRVQVKILSMDPNGKIALSIRQTQPKPANRERDNGSRRERRPNQASFEEKMQRFMRDSEDRLQDLRRNTESKRGGRGAGR, encoded by the coding sequence ATGGCGTCTGAACTAGAAGTCGGCCAAATTGTAGAAGGCACCATTAGTGGAATCACGCATTTTGGGGCCTTCGTGGTGTTGCCGAATGGCCGGACGGGGCTTGTGCATATTTCCGAAGTCGCAGACGCCTACGTCAAGGACATTAAGGAGTATTACAAAGAGAACGATCGCGTTCAGGTCAAAATCCTGTCCATGGATCCCAACGGGAAAATTGCGTTGTCGATTCGACAAACGCAACCCAAGCCGGCCAACCGGGAGCGGGATAATGGCTCGCGTCGTGAACGGCGGCCCAATCAGGCCTCGTTCGAGGAAAAAATGCAACGGTTCATGCGTGACAGCGAAGATCGGTTGCAGGATTTACGGCGCAATACGGAATCCAAGCGCGGAGGGCGCGGCGCCGGACGATAA